Proteins encoded within one genomic window of Bacillus thuringiensis:
- a CDS encoding nuclear transport factor 2 family protein: MNKYQKLLHETYVLTGEGKLDAFKTYLSENVSWTEAAGFPYAGTYVGPDEVVKNVHERLGTEWDNYSAKDEIYAFNNNTVIVYGKYSGTYKVTGKSFVADFCHLYEFDENDKVKKFIQIVDSAIVNEVLN; encoded by the coding sequence ATGAATAAATATCAAAAACTATTACATGAAACGTATGTGTTAACTGGCGAAGGAAAATTAGATGCTTTTAAAACGTATTTAAGTGAAAATGTATCTTGGACAGAAGCTGCTGGGTTTCCATATGCGGGCACTTATGTAGGTCCTGATGAAGTAGTTAAAAATGTACATGAACGTCTTGGAACTGAATGGGATAACTATAGCGCTAAAGATGAAATTTATGCTTTTAATAACAATACTGTTATCGTGTATGGAAAATATAGTGGAACGTATAAAGTAACAGGGAAATCATTTGTTGCAGATTTTTGTCATCTTTATGAGTTTGATGAGAACGATAAGGTTAAGAAGTTTATCCAAATTGTAGACAGTGCAATTGTTAATGAGGTATTAAATTAG
- a CDS encoding ester cyclase: MKVEKNLIVIIISVFILGIVSTLIFQASTGNTKGHSIKGENAASVSRDNVTEKEKNKKMVVDFYNEVFNKHNIDIIPKYVSEDYQQHNPFVADGRKAFMDFFKEDFVKNPNSSAEIKRVVAEGDTVALHVHSRTNSQDKGVAIVDIFRIKDGKIVEHWDVIQEIPNEAANNNTMF, encoded by the coding sequence ATGAAAGTAGAGAAAAATTTAATAGTAATAATTATTTCTGTGTTTATTTTAGGAATTGTGTCGACTTTGATATTTCAAGCTTCAACTGGTAATACCAAAGGCCATTCAATAAAGGGTGAGAATGCTGCATCGGTATCGAGAGATAATGTGACAGAAAAAGAAAAGAATAAAAAGATGGTAGTTGATTTCTATAATGAAGTTTTTAACAAACATAATATCGATATTATCCCTAAATATGTAAGTGAAGATTATCAGCAACATAATCCTTTTGTTGCTGATGGCCGAAAAGCCTTCATGGATTTCTTTAAGGAGGACTTTGTAAAAAATCCAAATTCCTCTGCAGAGATTAAACGTGTAGTAGCTGAAGGAGATACAGTTGCCCTCCATGTACATTCTCGTACTAATTCTCAAGATAAGGGAGTTGCTATAGTGGATATTTTCCGTATAAAGGATGGAAAGATTGTTGAACACTGGGATGTAATTCAAGAAATTCCAAATGAGGCAGCTAATAATAATACGATGTTTTAG
- a CDS encoding ABC transporter permease yields the protein MSYYYDDYCKDSKKKYHDCHKSSKSYDKCDKKHEEKPWFNVKVNCCSDDSGYNLVRASAFRAVSTVNQNLPANTFVKVLFQNEQFDLANEYNPATSIFIPKTRGVYSVIGTIAFIPNNLNVNYRARVEIRVNGNPAIAIDNDFFGPINFANVVAVSSIIQLNAGDIVEVFAQSSVAGVISNVENSTHFEAARFPSPQV from the coding sequence ATGTCTTATTACTACGATGATTATTGTAAGGATTCCAAAAAGAAATATCATGACTGTCATAAAAGCAGTAAGAGTTATGACAAATGTGATAAAAAACATGAGGAAAAGCCTTGGTTTAATGTAAAAGTGAATTGTTGTTCTGATGATAGCGGATATAATCTTGTAAGAGCATCTGCTTTTAGAGCTGTGAGTACAGTTAATCAGAATTTGCCAGCAAATACATTTGTTAAAGTTTTATTCCAAAATGAACAATTTGATTTAGCAAATGAATATAACCCTGCAACATCCATTTTTATACCTAAGACAAGAGGTGTTTACTCTGTTATTGGAACAATTGCGTTCATTCCCAATAATCTAAATGTAAACTATAGAGCGCGGGTAGAAATTCGTGTTAATGGGAATCCGGCAATTGCAATAGATAATGATTTTTTTGGCCCAATAAACTTTGCTAATGTTGTAGCTGTTTCATCGATAATTCAATTGAATGCAGGGGATATAGTTGAGGTTTTTGCACAAAGTAGCGTAGCTGGAGTTATTTCAAATGTAGAAAATAGTACGCATTTTGAAGCTGCAAGATTCCCGTCTCCACAAGTATAG